A genomic region of Nostoc sp. UHCC 0702 contains the following coding sequences:
- a CDS encoding metal ABC transporter permease, producing MYLYFDCQIAGLAVTNGNDLVSLLQFPFMQRAIAGAVLMGILGGLLGGFVTLRQLSFFSHAVGHAALVGVALGVLLQLNPTWMLLPFTLVFGVVVLYFIDKTDLASDSVLSIVLSGALAIGVILTSLIKGYRGNLMGVLFGDILAIDSTDLILTLLVLLSGSVFLLSTLRQQILLTLNPDVAQVQGIPVQLYRYGFVVLLSLAVAVAIKAVGVLLVNAFLVIPASTAKLMSHHFSRFLIMSVIFGFTTSLTGIIVSGIFNLASGPSIVLVQFLIFIAVFMWVKLGLKTT from the coding sequence ATGTATTTATATTTTGATTGCCAGATAGCTGGGCTAGCCGTTACTAATGGTAATGACTTAGTGAGTTTATTGCAATTCCCATTTATGCAGCGTGCGATCGCAGGTGCTGTATTAATGGGAATACTTGGGGGTTTACTTGGCGGTTTCGTAACCTTGCGCCAGTTATCGTTTTTCAGCCATGCTGTAGGTCATGCAGCATTAGTAGGCGTAGCATTAGGTGTATTACTACAGTTAAATCCTACTTGGATGCTGTTACCTTTTACCTTAGTGTTTGGCGTTGTTGTCCTTTACTTTATCGATAAAACTGATTTAGCTAGCGATAGCGTTCTGAGTATAGTGCTATCGGGAGCATTAGCAATTGGTGTGATTCTCACCAGCCTCATCAAAGGTTATCGCGGCAATTTGATGGGAGTCTTGTTTGGGGATATTCTCGCTATTGATTCTACAGATTTAATTTTGACGCTGCTTGTGCTTCTAAGCGGCAGTGTATTCTTACTATCGACTCTGCGCCAGCAAATTTTATTGACCCTTAACCCTGATGTGGCACAAGTTCAAGGCATTCCCGTTCAATTGTATCGCTATGGGTTTGTGGTCTTGCTTTCACTAGCCGTTGCCGTGGCGATTAAAGCTGTAGGTGTTTTATTGGTGAATGCATTTTTGGTGATTCCCGCCTCTACAGCTAAACTGATGAGTCACCACTTTAGCCGCTTTCTCATCATGTCGGTGATATTCGGTTTCACCACCAGCCTTACTGGCATCATAGTTTCAGGTATTTTCAACCTGGCTTCTGGCCCTAGTATTGTTCTTGTTCAGTTTCTCATATTTATAGCTGTTTTCATGTGGGTGAAGTTGGGGCTGAAAACAACATAA
- a CDS encoding IS630 family transposase yields the protein MNESDRSQLQQLINRHNTAQQIVLRAKIILLASEGKNHGEIARLLDISLDMARLWRNRWLENSDKELSILQRLQDSERIGAPVKFSMEQVIELFALACSPPEDYGRSISHWTSRELADEIMKQGIIESISVRHVGRLLEEAELKPHQSRYWLTPPLDEEFDAKVEDITGLYISAIERYQNGERTISIDEMTGIQATERLEKDLPMRPGKVERREFEYIRHGTQSLIASFDIATGQIVEPNCGNTRTEEDFVQHIRRIIESDPQAIKWHLIMDCLNTHQSESLVRFVAQKEDLNIDLGIKGKSGILKSMKSRAAFLSDQTHRIVFHYTPKHSSWLNQIEIWFSILVRKLLKRASFKSQDDLKTRILEFIDYFNQTMAKPFKWTYKGKVLAI from the coding sequence TTGAACGAGAGCGATCGCTCACAACTCCAACAGTTGATCAACCGACACAATACGGCGCAACAAATAGTACTACGTGCAAAAATAATTCTCCTAGCGTCAGAGGGGAAAAATCATGGCGAAATTGCTCGATTATTAGATATAAGTCTTGATATGGCTCGTTTATGGCGAAACCGATGGTTGGAAAATAGCGATAAAGAGTTGTCTATTTTGCAGAGATTACAAGACTCAGAGCGTATTGGCGCACCAGTAAAATTTAGTATGGAGCAAGTAATCGAACTATTCGCCCTTGCATGTTCACCACCCGAAGACTATGGACGATCAATAAGTCATTGGACATCAAGAGAACTAGCGGACGAAATCATGAAACAAGGTATCATTGAAAGCATATCTGTCCGCCATGTTGGAAGATTATTAGAAGAAGCAGAACTTAAACCCCACCAGAGCCGCTACTGGTTAACCCCCCCTCTTGATGAAGAATTTGACGCAAAAGTTGAAGATATTACTGGTTTATACATCAGTGCGATTGAACGTTATCAAAACGGAGAGCGTACAATATCGATTGATGAAATGACTGGGATTCAGGCTACAGAGCGTTTAGAAAAAGATTTACCAATGCGACCGGGTAAGGTTGAAAGACGGGAGTTTGAGTATATTCGTCACGGTACACAAAGCTTAATTGCTAGTTTCGATATTGCCACTGGTCAAATTGTTGAACCAAATTGTGGAAACACAAGAACCGAAGAAGATTTTGTCCAACATATTCGTCGAATTATTGAAAGCGACCCTCAGGCAATCAAATGGCATTTGATTATGGACTGTCTTAATACTCACCAGTCGGAATCATTAGTTCGCTTTGTTGCACAAAAAGAAGATTTAAACATTGACCTTGGAATTAAGGGCAAAAGTGGCATTCTGAAATCGATGAAATCCCGTGCAGCTTTTTTGAGTGACCAAACACACCGAATTGTTTTCCATTACACACCCAAACATTCTTCTTGGCTCAACCAAATTGAAATTTGGTTCAGTATTTTGGTTCGCAAGTTACTCAAGCGTGCTAGCTTCAAAAGTCAGGATGACCTCAAAACCCGAATTCTCGAATTTATCGATTACTTTAATCAAACAATGGCTAAACCTTTTAAGTGGACATATAAGGGTAAAGTGTTGGCTATCTAA
- a CDS encoding PEP-CTERM sorting domain-containing protein: MSILQKLSLVLAGTAVVFMGANPAGAVTLTKGGSAPVAGQGSKSTIPGSLVVDFNSGTATDPNGFVTYSATNGIVQGSVANEYAAPFGDSSKYLTISPAGDKVAGGTGSVTLTFAKAIDYFGLYWGSVDPYNYVDVYSGGSLLKTFTGKDVPGAEATGSWTSNADNVFVNLLADSGETFDKIVLRSTGRAFESDNHTYRLASVPEPSSMLGLLAFGALSAGSFLKRKSKMA, translated from the coding sequence ATGTCTATTTTGCAAAAACTATCATTAGTCTTGGCTGGAACAGCCGTTGTTTTCATGGGTGCTAACCCAGCTGGCGCCGTCACCTTAACAAAAGGAGGTAGCGCACCTGTTGCAGGACAAGGTTCAAAATCTACTATTCCAGGATCTCTAGTTGTTGACTTTAATTCAGGTACTGCAACCGATCCAAACGGGTTTGTTACTTATTCTGCAACCAACGGAATTGTCCAAGGTAGTGTAGCAAATGAGTATGCTGCACCCTTTGGTGATAGCAGTAAATATCTGACGATTTCCCCAGCAGGGGACAAAGTTGCAGGCGGAACTGGTTCTGTAACTCTTACCTTTGCTAAGGCTATTGATTACTTTGGCTTGTACTGGGGGTCAGTAGACCCATATAACTATGTGGATGTCTACAGTGGGGGTAGTTTGCTGAAAACATTCACTGGCAAAGATGTCCCAGGTGCTGAAGCTACTGGTAGCTGGACTAGCAATGCAGACAATGTTTTCGTTAATTTATTAGCTGATTCAGGAGAAACCTTTGACAAGATAGTTTTAAGATCGACCGGTCGTGCATTTGAAAGCGATAACCACACCTATAGATTAGCTAGTGTTCCTGAACCGAGTTCTATGTTGGGTTTACTAGCCTTTGGTGCTTTGAGTGCAGGTTCATTTCTCAAGCGCAAATCAAAGATGGCTTAA
- the ltrA gene encoding group II intron reverse transcriptase/maturase, with protein MSKTRLQPMVEWRHINWRKLERSVFKLQKRIYRASQRDDVKAIRRLQKTLMKSWSARCLAVRRVTQDNQSKKTAGVDGKKALTPKQRLALVANLKLSPKVAPTRRVWIPKPGTEEKRPLGIPTMKDRALQALVKLALEPEWEARFEPNSYGFRAGRSCHDAIGQIFTVISHKAKYVLDADITKCFDRINHEALLNKLNTFPTIRRQVRAWLKAGVMDNKQLFPTSEGTPQGGVISPLLANIALHGMENRITQAFPARKVEKNGKLVRLSTPNIIRYADDFVILHEDITVVQRCKEIISEWLKGMDLELKPSKTRLAHTLQEYEGINPGFDFLGFNIRQIPVGKYQSGKSNGRLLGFKTIITPSKEKQKVHYDRVASIINAHQSAPQSALVRNLNPVIRGWANYYSTVVSKDAYARQDYLMYQKLRAWAKRRHPRKSGHWITNKYWQTIGGENWVFATKAEGKDSMRLLKHDETSITRHVKVKGEASPYDGNLIYWSTRMGKHPEIPTREAILLKGQKGKCPYCRLFFRDGDTWEIDHKIPRSKGGKDEYKNLQLLHKHCHDMKTAEDGSVGSSNVNCPNY; from the coding sequence ATGTCTAAAACACGGTTACAACCGATGGTGGAATGGAGACACATCAACTGGCGCAAGCTGGAAAGGAGTGTCTTTAAGCTCCAAAAGCGAATTTATCGAGCTTCCCAACGTGACGATGTGAAAGCAATTCGCAGACTCCAGAAGACGTTGATGAAGTCCTGGTCAGCAAGGTGTTTAGCGGTCAGGCGGGTCACACAAGACAACCAAAGCAAGAAGACGGCGGGAGTAGACGGCAAAAAAGCGTTGACTCCAAAACAACGTCTCGCCCTAGTTGCCAATCTAAAATTAAGCCCAAAAGTTGCTCCAACTAGGCGAGTATGGATTCCTAAGCCTGGAACGGAGGAGAAGCGACCACTGGGTATCCCGACAATGAAAGACCGAGCCTTGCAAGCGCTTGTTAAGCTGGCATTAGAACCAGAATGGGAAGCGCGATTTGAGCCTAACTCATACGGGTTCAGAGCCGGACGCTCATGCCACGATGCCATTGGGCAAATATTCACTGTGATTAGTCACAAAGCCAAATATGTGCTGGATGCCGACATCACCAAGTGTTTTGACCGCATCAACCATGAAGCACTGCTCAACAAATTAAATACGTTCCCCACCATCCGCCGACAAGTTCGAGCATGGTTAAAAGCGGGAGTGATGGATAACAAGCAGTTGTTTCCAACATCTGAGGGTACACCGCAAGGTGGAGTTATTTCTCCATTATTGGCGAATATTGCCCTTCACGGGATGGAAAACCGGATAACACAAGCCTTCCCTGCCAGGAAGGTTGAGAAGAACGGAAAATTAGTACGTCTCTCAACTCCCAACATTATCCGCTACGCCGATGACTTCGTAATTCTCCACGAAGACATAACCGTTGTCCAAAGATGCAAGGAGATAATCTCTGAATGGTTAAAAGGCATGGACTTGGAACTGAAGCCTAGTAAAACACGCCTAGCCCACACTCTTCAAGAGTATGAAGGAATAAACCCAGGATTTGATTTTCTTGGATTCAATATCCGACAAATTCCGGTTGGTAAATACCAATCCGGTAAAAGCAACGGCAGATTACTAGGTTTTAAGACAATCATCACCCCAAGTAAAGAGAAGCAAAAGGTACATTACGACCGAGTAGCTAGCATCATTAACGCCCATCAGTCAGCGCCACAATCGGCGCTAGTGAGGAATCTTAATCCAGTCATCCGAGGATGGGCGAACTACTACTCAACAGTCGTAAGCAAGGATGCTTACGCACGGCAAGATTACCTCATGTACCAGAAGCTCAGAGCTTGGGCAAAACGCCGCCATCCCAGAAAATCTGGTCATTGGATAACTAACAAATACTGGCAGACAATTGGTGGTGAAAATTGGGTATTCGCAACTAAAGCAGAGGGTAAAGACTCAATGCGATTACTAAAGCATGACGAAACTTCTATTACCCGCCATGTGAAAGTTAAAGGCGAAGCGTCACCATATGACGGAAACCTAATTTATTGGAGTACAAGAATGGGTAAACACCCAGAAATCCCAACACGAGAAGCAATTCTTCTGAAAGGACAAAAAGGTAAATGCCCCTACTGTAGATTGTTTTTCAGGGATGGAGATACATGGGAAATAGACCATAAAATCCCCCGTTCAAAAGGCGGTAAGGATGAATATAAAAATCTCCAACTTCTACACAAACATTGTCACGACATGAAAACAGCCGAGGATGGTTCGGTTGGAAGTAGTAATGTCAATTGCCCGAATTACTGA
- a CDS encoding ribbon-helix-helix protein, CopG family, protein MKKKSLPVYLDDFEKEKLKKIADNWGVSLSSAIKRLIREKDV, encoded by the coding sequence ATGAAAAAGAAATCTTTACCTGTTTATCTAGATGATTTTGAAAAAGAAAAATTAAAAAAAATAGCGGATAACTGGGGTGTTAGTCTATCTTCTGCAATCAAAAGATTAATTAGAGAAAAAGATGTTTGA
- a CDS encoding iron uptake porin, giving the protein MQKLWKYLLVSPVVCSSMIFAGGAFAQETSATSQTSQPLLIASPENKAENFHQDQVMAQITSVSQLSDVQPTDWAFVALQSLIERYGCIAGYPDSTYRGNRALSRYEFAAGLNACLDRVNELIATATSDIVRKEDLAQLQKLQAEFSAELATLRGRVDSLEARTAELEANQFSTTTKLQGQVVAVVSDVFSGNSVNGAEITDKNTTLGVRARIELVTSFTGEDTLFTRIQTNNIFSPNINTPEGNLFFAGDGTNDAFIDALFYAFPLGKQTEVKLIANAGAADDLTSTVNIFDGDGAFGALSTFGTRNPIYNQINGAGLGVTHDFGDKLSLSLGYLSGTANDPSPKNGLFDGAYGALAQLTVKPSDRITIGLTYINSYKQPLLTGSNAATFANLASSLGLEDVAFSSNSYGIQASIGISDNFVLGGWAGYTTSRTLSGNRGDVDIWNYAVTLGFPDLGKKGNLAGIIAGVEPRVTSSSVAGLAEDDDTSYHIEAFYQYKVSDNITITPGFIWLTSPDHNDNNDDVVIGALRTTFSF; this is encoded by the coding sequence ATGCAAAAGTTATGGAAATATCTGCTGGTAAGCCCAGTAGTTTGCAGTAGTATGATATTTGCTGGTGGTGCATTTGCACAGGAAACATCAGCGACATCACAAACAAGTCAACCGTTATTGATAGCAAGTCCAGAAAATAAAGCTGAGAATTTTCATCAAGATCAGGTAATGGCGCAAATTACCTCAGTGTCTCAGTTATCTGATGTACAACCTACGGATTGGGCTTTTGTTGCCTTGCAATCACTGATAGAACGTTACGGTTGTATTGCGGGTTATCCGGATAGCACTTATCGAGGTAATCGCGCATTGTCACGCTATGAATTCGCTGCTGGTTTGAATGCTTGTCTAGATCGAGTGAATGAATTAATTGCCACAGCTACCAGCGACATCGTCAGAAAAGAAGATTTAGCCCAACTGCAAAAGCTGCAAGCAGAATTTTCCGCAGAATTGGCGACATTACGCGGTCGAGTGGATTCTCTAGAAGCACGCACAGCTGAGTTGGAAGCCAATCAATTCTCAACTACAACCAAACTACAAGGGCAAGTTGTGGCAGTCGTCAGCGATGTTTTCTCAGGAAATAGTGTTAACGGTGCAGAAATCACTGACAAAAATACAACTCTTGGCGTAAGGGCACGCATTGAATTGGTGACTAGCTTTACAGGGGAAGATACACTTTTTACCAGGATTCAAACGAATAATATTTTTAGTCCCAACATTAATACACCAGAGGGTAACTTATTCTTTGCTGGTGATGGTACTAACGATGCTTTTATAGATGCATTATTTTATGCATTTCCCCTTGGGAAACAGACTGAGGTGAAACTAATTGCCAATGCAGGTGCAGCAGATGATCTGACCAGTACTGTTAATATCTTTGATGGTGATGGTGCTTTTGGTGCTTTGTCCACCTTTGGTACGCGCAACCCAATTTATAACCAAATAAATGGTGCGGGGTTGGGAGTAACTCACGATTTTGGTGATAAATTATCACTCAGCCTGGGGTATTTGAGTGGTACAGCCAATGACCCATCTCCCAAAAATGGCTTGTTTGATGGTGCTTATGGCGCTTTAGCACAGCTGACTGTTAAACCAAGCGATCGCATTACTATTGGTTTAACTTACATCAATTCTTACAAACAGCCACTACTTACGGGTAGTAATGCCGCAACATTTGCGAATTTAGCAAGTTCCCTAGGTTTAGAAGATGTGGCATTTTCCAGCAATTCTTACGGTATCCAAGCATCTATAGGTATCAGTGATAACTTTGTCTTAGGCGGTTGGGCTGGATATACCACTAGCCGCACCTTGAGTGGAAACCGTGGAGATGTTGACATTTGGAATTATGCAGTCACTCTTGGCTTCCCTGACCTTGGTAAAAAAGGCAACTTAGCTGGTATTATTGCTGGTGTAGAGCCTAGGGTGACAAGTTCCAGTGTCGCTGGATTAGCTGAAGATGACGATACTTCCTATCATATTGAGGCGTTCTACCAGTACAAAGTCAGTGACAATATCACCATCACCCCAGGATTCATCTGGCTAACATCCCCAGATCATAACGATAACAATGATGATGTTGTGATTGGTGCCTTGAGAACCACTTTCAGTTTCTAA
- a CDS encoding metal ABC transporter ATP-binding protein — translation MTNEIPILKVEGLTVYQGSYLAVRDVSFELLPGTDTAIVGPNGAGKSTLVKAVLELIPRVAGKIELFGRPISRLGSLYHLLGYMPQNFIFDRSFPISVSELVGLGWTLAGKKQDSFFKRLWRQDREKSVAVIEALQRTDAYHLRHQAIGSLSGGQLKRVLLAYCLVMPRKLLILDEAFAGVDVQGAADFYTLLNELKREEGWTVLQVSHDIDMVSRHCDRVLCLNQTVVCTGQPEIALSPQNLLATYGPGFSRYQHDHS, via the coding sequence ATGACCAATGAAATACCTATTTTAAAAGTAGAAGGATTAACTGTATATCAAGGCAGTTACCTAGCTGTTCGTGATGTTTCCTTTGAATTGTTGCCTGGGACAGATACAGCAATAGTTGGGCCCAACGGTGCTGGTAAAAGTACTTTGGTAAAAGCAGTTTTAGAACTGATTCCGCGTGTTGCTGGCAAGATTGAATTATTTGGTCGTCCAATTTCCAGGCTGGGAAGTTTATATCACCTCTTGGGCTATATGCCGCAGAATTTTATTTTTGACCGCAGCTTTCCCATATCCGTCAGTGAATTAGTAGGACTGGGATGGACGCTAGCAGGGAAAAAACAAGATTCATTTTTTAAGAGACTGTGGAGACAAGACCGGGAAAAATCAGTAGCAGTAATAGAAGCTTTACAGCGAACTGATGCTTATCATCTGCGACATCAAGCTATTGGTTCTCTTAGCGGTGGTCAACTCAAACGGGTATTACTAGCTTACTGTTTGGTGATGCCTCGAAAACTTTTGATACTAGATGAAGCCTTTGCTGGAGTAGATGTGCAAGGTGCAGCAGATTTTTATACTTTACTAAATGAATTAAAGCGGGAAGAAGGTTGGACAGTGTTACAGGTTTCCCATGATATTGATATGGTAAGCCGCCATTGCGATCGCGTCCTTTGCCTGAATCAAACCGTTGTTTGTACTGGCCAGCCAGAAATTGCTCTTTCGCCCCAAAACCTATTAGCAACCTACGGGCCAGGGTTTAGTCGTTACCAGCATGACCATAGTTGA
- a CDS encoding zinc ABC transporter substrate-binding protein, which yields MIPTDIRRKLGRHRSGILSLIALLILSTASSCNQSNTNQQTNAEQLPPVQQAASTPLAQSEKTKVVVTFLPIYLFTKAVAGDVAEVKLLVPPSTEVHDYQATPDNVKAIATANVLVKNGLGLEEFLKDTVKNAQNPKLVEIDASKGIKPLNEISPVEETSKEEKDHDHEHAEGNPHVWLDPVLAKQQVTNIRDGLIATDPKNQATYEANAAAYIQQLDSLNSEFQQTLQKTPNCTFVTFHDAFPYLAQRYKLKQVAVVKIPEDQLSPKDVQNAVNVVKKYKVKALFSEPGVDNKLLASLSKDLKLTLRTLDSLEAGQTDPQYYFTAMKANLQTLETACK from the coding sequence GTGATTCCGACTGACATAAGGCGTAAACTAGGTAGACATAGAAGCGGCATCCTTTCCCTAATTGCTTTGCTGATATTGTCAACAGCTAGTAGTTGTAACCAATCAAACACAAATCAACAGACAAATGCTGAGCAGTTGCCGCCAGTTCAACAGGCAGCATCGACTCCATTAGCGCAGTCAGAAAAAACCAAAGTGGTGGTAACATTTTTACCGATTTATTTGTTTACCAAGGCGGTGGCTGGGGATGTAGCAGAGGTAAAACTTTTAGTGCCACCGAGTACGGAAGTACATGATTATCAGGCTACACCAGACAATGTGAAAGCGATCGCCACTGCCAATGTACTGGTTAAAAATGGTTTGGGATTGGAGGAATTTCTCAAAGACACTGTAAAAAATGCCCAAAATCCGAAATTGGTCGAAATAGATGCCAGTAAAGGGATTAAACCTTTAAATGAAATTTCACCTGTTGAAGAAACCAGCAAAGAAGAAAAAGACCACGACCACGAACACGCAGAAGGTAATCCTCATGTTTGGTTAGATCCAGTTTTGGCAAAACAGCAGGTAACAAATATTCGGGATGGATTAATTGCCACCGATCCAAAAAATCAAGCTACTTATGAAGCAAATGCAGCAGCTTATATTCAGCAATTAGATAGTTTAAACAGCGAATTTCAACAAACTTTGCAAAAAACACCCAACTGCACCTTTGTAACTTTTCATGATGCTTTTCCCTACTTAGCTCAACGCTATAAACTTAAACAAGTTGCTGTGGTGAAAATTCCTGAAGACCAACTTTCACCAAAAGATGTGCAAAATGCAGTCAATGTAGTAAAAAAGTACAAAGTGAAAGCTTTGTTTAGTGAACCAGGGGTAGATAATAAATTACTGGCTAGCCTTTCCAAAGACTTGAAATTAACTTTGCGTACTCTGGATTCATTAGAAGCTGGTCAGACAGATCCGCAGTATTATTTCACAGCAATGAAAGCTAATTTACAAACTCTAGAGACTGCGTGTAAATGA
- a CDS encoding transposase, with amino-acid sequence MYGCQQVLLSPGQDLKAILEFICSESNKLTNCAIYYGRQVWFKCRKYLGKFDLINEYKNNPHYQVLHSQVAQQALLSVRESFKSFYELDKKYRKGELEDKPKPPNYRRKGGLAVVTYPKQALKLLNNCIQIPLGLTVNRWFSVKNFLIPMPSNIKFEDIKELRILPRNRCFYAEFAYKVNHVSTKLDPKLALGIDPGINNWLTCVSNLGTSFIVDGRKLKSLNQWYNKTVSKLKQDKPQGFWSERLAHITEKRNLQMKDAVNKAVRIVINYCVNNGIGNIVFGWNRGNKNGINIGSQNNQTFVQIPTAKLKERISQLCQIYGINFVETEESYTSQSSFLDGDIVPVFGNKPEGWKSSGKRVKRGLFVTAKGFEVNADCNGSTNLFLKVKEQLNVDLAKTHRGLLTVPQRVFLWKNNCKKLRGMALACLVATV; translated from the coding sequence ATGTATGGATGTCAGCAAGTATTGCTGTCTCCTGGTCAGGATTTAAAGGCAATACTGGAGTTCATTTGTTCTGAATCAAATAAACTAACCAACTGTGCAATCTACTATGGCAGACAGGTTTGGTTCAAGTGTCGCAAATACCTAGGGAAGTTTGACTTAATCAATGAGTACAAAAACAACCCACATTATCAAGTGCTACATTCACAAGTTGCACAACAAGCTTTACTATCTGTTAGAGAAAGCTTTAAATCTTTCTACGAGCTTGATAAAAAATATCGTAAGGGTGAGCTAGAAGACAAGCCGAAACCACCAAATTACAGAAGAAAAGGAGGATTGGCAGTTGTAACCTACCCTAAGCAAGCTTTAAAGCTACTAAATAATTGCATTCAGATTCCACTGGGATTGACTGTTAACAGGTGGTTTAGTGTTAAGAATTTTTTGATTCCTATGCCATCAAATATCAAATTTGAGGATATTAAGGAGTTGAGAATATTGCCCCGGAATAGATGCTTTTACGCTGAGTTTGCGTATAAGGTTAACCATGTTTCTACAAAGCTAGATCCAAAATTAGCACTTGGTATAGATCCGGGTATTAACAACTGGCTGACTTGTGTTTCTAATCTTGGCACTAGCTTTATAGTCGATGGACGCAAGCTAAAGAGTCTCAACCAGTGGTATAACAAGACAGTATCCAAGCTAAAGCAGGATAAACCCCAAGGGTTTTGGAGTGAACGATTAGCACACATCACAGAAAAGCGTAATCTCCAAATGAAAGATGCTGTTAATAAAGCAGTAAGGATTGTGATTAACTATTGTGTTAATAACGGGATTGGTAATATTGTTTTTGGCTGGAATAGAGGCAATAAAAATGGTATTAATATTGGCTCTCAAAACAATCAAACCTTCGTGCAAATTCCTACCGCAAAATTAAAAGAGAGAATATCTCAACTTTGTCAAATTTACGGTATTAACTTTGTAGAAACTGAGGAGAGTTACACTAGCCAGTCTAGCTTTTTAGATGGCGATATTGTACCTGTATTTGGCAACAAGCCAGAAGGGTGGAAGTCGTCAGGGAAACGGGTAAAACGTGGGCTATTTGTAACTGCAAAAGGCTTTGAGGTCAATGCGGATTGCAATGGGTCTACCAATTTGTTTTTAAAGGTAAAGGAACAGCTAAATGTAGATTTAGCCAAGACCCATAGGGGACTTTTGACTGTCCCACAGAGAGTTTTTCTCTGGAAGAATAACTGTAAAAAGCTACGAGGCATGGCTTTAGCCTGCCTCGTAGCAACAGTTTGA